From one Musa acuminata AAA Group cultivar baxijiao chromosome BXJ2-6, Cavendish_Baxijiao_AAA, whole genome shotgun sequence genomic stretch:
- the LOC135615535 gene encoding leucine-rich repeat receptor-like serine/threonine/tyrosine-protein kinase SOBIR1, with the protein MKRRYSERQSRNESLAIKKCSLFYFAFNERRLALSFMFQSMASSLSLLLHLSFHLVVSHRAAARFLMDRNITSHLEVAANNSAASSSDSDDKLRFQPLWVAVGFLMAAVPMLLCWLAIKLRRRIGMFEDQSSADGLTVFSPVITKAELLSLLEKLDDGCQIIGRGGCGVVYKAGLAAVDGRRVAAAIKKIIQPAVDAAQLCDGETKLLNYTMRQIRSEIQTVGRIRHPNLLPLLGHISRPSCHYLVYEFMRNGTLQDAIRGAATGRRKLEWPARYNIALGIAAGLEYLHVVHRPRVIHRDLKPANILLDDDLNARISDFGLAKVVPDTVSGPMRSGLKGTIGYIAPEYHQTLLFTDKCDVYSFGVILAVLVTGKFPTDGFYWTTEEMRMVDWVSNAMRSAEPEAAIDRTLVGNGFEEQMLLVLKIACFCTYDNPKARPNSREVRLMLAQIKH; encoded by the coding sequence ATGAAACGACGCTATTCCGAGCGTCAATCGAGGAACGAGTCATTGGCAATAAAAAAATGCAGCCTATTCTACTTCGCATTTAATGAACGAAGACTGGCTTTGTCCTTCATGTTCCAGTCAATGGCCTCCTCTCTTTCCCTGCTTCTCCACCTTTCGTTCCACTTGGTCGTCTCTCATCGTGCTGCTGCCAGGTTCCTCATGGACAGAAACATCACCTCCCACCTTGAAGTGGCTGCGAACAATTCTGCTGCATCTTCATCGGATTCAGATGACAAGCTCCGTTTCCAGCCTCTCTGGGTTGCAGTTGGCTTCCTGATGGCTGCAGTTCCGATGCTTCTTTGCTGGTTAGCAATCAAATTACGTAGAAGGATCGGCATGTTCGAGGATCAAAGCAGCGCGGATGGGCTGACCGTCTTTAGCCCCGTGATCACGAAAGCCGAGCTTCTCTCCCTATTGGAGAAGCTCGACGATGGTTGCCAGATCATCGGCCGCGGGGGCTGCGGCGTCGTCTACAAGGCTGGACTGGCCGCCGTCGACGGCAGGAGGGTCGCCGCCGCCATCAAGAAGATCATCCAGCCGGCCGTCGACGCGGCGCAGCTCTGCGATGGGGAAACGAAGCTCCTCAACTACACGATGCGCCAGATCAGGTCGGAGATCCAGACCGTCGGCCGCATCCGGCATCCGAACCTTCTCCCCCTCCTTGGTCACATTTCGCGGCCGAGTTGCCACTACCTCGTCTACGAGTTCATGAGGAACGGGACCTTGCAGGACGCGATCAGAGGCGCGGCCACGGGGAGGAGGAAGCTGGAGTGGCCGGCGCGGTACAACATAGCGCTCGGCATCGCCGCCGGCCTCGAGTACCTCCACGTGGTGCACCGCCCGCGGGTGATCCACAGAGACCTGAAGCCCGCGAACATCCTGCTCGACGACGACCTCAAcgcccggatctccgacttcggGCTCGCCAAGGTGGTACCGGACACGGTGAGCGGCCCCATGAGGTCGGGGTTGAAGGGAACCATCGGGTACATCGCGCCCGAGTACCATCAGACGCTGCTGTTCACCGACAAATGCGACGTCTACAGCTTCGGGGTCATCCTGGCGGTGCTCGTCACCGGCAAGTTCCCCACCGACGGGTTCTACTGGACGACGGAGGAGATGCGCATGGTAGATTGGGTGAGCAACGCGATGAGGTCGGCGGAGCCGGAGGCGGCGATCGATCGAACACTTGTGGGCAATGGGTTTGAGGAGCAGATGCTACTAGTGTTGAAGATTGCATGCTTCTGCACTTACGATAACCCCAAAGCGAGGCCTAATAGCAGGGAGGTCCGACTGATGCTCGCCCAGATTAAGCATTAG
- the LOC103989298 gene encoding leucine-rich repeat receptor-like serine/threonine/tyrosine-protein kinase SOBIR1 → MAATAFLPSLLLLLLLLPALISAIYPYDGSHALRRMTLRHPHRLPYRLASQSAHRSAHRRSPFPKRYVLAETKTTPALAPSNSSTNRSSSEHHHSRSHKQSARNWIVGFITGSLAGIGSGAVLSVLFRLVVNCIRGRYRNPGGPSIFSPKQIKRAEDLAFLEKDDGLAGLEVIGRGGCGEVYKAQLPPDPSKPDHPGMVVAIKKILKRTPDSAEPTSDEESRLLDKWMRQIRSEIHTVGHIRHRNLLPLLAHVTRPDCHLLIYEFMKNGSLDSVLNSARDGERELDWLARYRIALGIASGLEYLHIHHNPQIIHRDLKPANILLDDGMEARIADFGLAKEMPDAQTHITASKVAGTLGYISPEYGQTLRFTAKCDIYSFGVILAVLVVGKMPSDPFFHDTDEISLVRWLRKVMSSANPTAAIDPKLAGNEYEEQMLLVLRIAIFCTVDDPKERPSSKEVRSMLAQIKH, encoded by the coding sequence ATGGCTGCCACCGCGTTCCTCCCatcactcctcctcctcctcctcctcctccctgccCTCATCTCTGCCATCTATCCCTACGATGGCTCCCATGCCCTCCGCCGCATGACCCTTCGCCACCCTCACCGTCTCCCTTATCGTCTCGCTTCTCAATCCGCCCACCGATCCGCCCACCGCCGGAGTCCTTTCCCCAAGCGATACGTATTGGCCGAGACCAAGACCACTCCAGCTCTCGCTCCGTCAAATTCCTCGACCAATAGATCGTCGTCTGAGCACCATCACAGCCGCAGCCACAAGCAGAGCGCGAGGAACTGGATCGTCGGTTTCATCACCGGCTCGCTCGCGGGGATCGGCTCCGGGGCCGTCCTCTCGGTGCTGTTCCGGCTGGTGGTGAACTGCATCCGCGGGCGGTACAGGAACCCCGGCGGCCCCTCCATCTTCAGCCCCAAGCAAATCAAGCGCGCCGAGGACCTCGCCTTCCTCGAGAAGGACGACGGGCTCGCGGGCCTGGAGGTCATCGGCCGGGGAGGGTGCGGCGAGGTGTACAAGGCCCAGCTGCCACCCGATCCCAGCAAGCCAGACCACCCGGGCATGGTCGTCGCCATCAAGAAGATCCTGAAGCGCACCCCGGACAGCGCTGAGCCGACCTCCGACGAGGAGAGCCGGCTGCTCGACAAGTGGATGCGGCAGATCCGGTCGGAGATCCACACCGTCGGCCATATCCGCCACCGCAATCTGCTGCCGCTGTTGGCCCACGTAACGCGCCCGGACTGCCACCTCCTCATATACGAGTTCATGAAGAACGGTAGCCTGGATTCGGTGCTCAACAGCGCGCGCGACGGCGAGCGCGAGCTCGACTGGCTCGCTCGCTACCGCATCGCGTTGGGCATCGCGTCCGGTCTCGAGTACCTCCACATCCACCACAATCCCCAGATCATCCACCGGGATCTCAAGCCGGCCAACATACTGCTGGACGACGGCATGGAGGCCAGGATCGCTGACTTCGGGCTGGCCAAGGAGATGCCGGACGCCCAAACCCACATCACCGCCTCCAAGGTGGCCGGCACGCTGGGCTACATATCCCCGGAGTACGGGCAGACGCTGCGATTCACGGCCAAGTGCGACATCTACAGCTTCGGGGTGATCCTGGCGGTGCTGGTGGTCGGCAAGATGCCGTCGGACCCCTTCTTCCACGACACCGACGAGATCAGCCTGGTGCGATGGCTACGCAAGGTGATGAGCTCCGCGAACCCGACGGCGGCCATCGATCCCAAGCTGGCGGGCAACGAGTACGAGGAGCAGATGCTGCTGGTGCTCAGGATCGCCATCTTCTGCACGGTGGATGATCCCAAGGAGCGGCCCAGCAGCAAGGAGGTCCGCTCGATGCTGGCGCAGATCAAACACTAG